One window from the genome of Eucalyptus grandis isolate ANBG69807.140 chromosome 7, ASM1654582v1, whole genome shotgun sequence encodes:
- the LOC120296208 gene encoding probable pectinesterase/pectinesterase inhibitor 46: MASTKAYGKISEAEQAMLDARRCTRKRTIVISLSSIVLVAIGVAAVVGTSVHANNMSSGKPRPLSTSVKAVCDVTLYKDSCLSSLAPRANSSGQVRPGDLFKLSIQVALEELAKAAGSFSEQGTIFHNTMVNETASAVLEGCCELLGLALDHLNSSLSSSDASNVLNSVDDLRTWLSAAGTCQQTCIDGFDESAGAIKENVASYLKNSGELTSNSLAIITWISSITSSFKLRRLMSMPHPYHRLGHHLGHHKVPKWVHRKERELLQSSDLRKKANAVVAKDGSGKYKTIGAALNAVPDKSNNTFVIYVKKGVYSENVRVEKSKWNVMMVGDGMDATLVTGSLNFIDGTPTFKTATFAVFGQGFC; this comes from the exons ATGGCTTCGACCAAGGCCTATGGGAAGATCAGCGAAGCAGAGCAAGCGATGCTCGATGCTCGCCGCTGCACCCGGAAGAGAACCATCGTCATAAGCCTATCATCCATTGTTCTTGTTGCCATCGGGGTCGCAGCAGTGGTTGGTACTTCGGTGCACGCCAACAACATGAGCAGCGGCAAGCCTCGACCTCTCTCAACCTCAGTGAAGGCCGTGTGCGACGTCACGCTGTACAAGGACTCGTGCCTTAGCTCCCTCGCCCCAAGGGCTAACTCAAGTGGCCAGGTCCGCCCTGGGGATCTGTTCAAGCTGTCGATCCAAGTGGCCTTGGAGGAGTTGGCCAAGGCCGCCGGCAGTTTCTCCGAGCAAGGAACGATCTTCCATAATACCATGGTGAATGAGACGGCAAGTGCGGTGCTGGAGGGTTGCTGTGAGCTCCTAGGGCTTGCGCTGGACCATTTGAACAGCTCGCTGTCATCGAGCGATGCCTCGAACGTGCTCAATTCAGTGGATGATCTCAGGACCTGGCTCAGTGCGGCCGGGACGTGCCAACAGACGTGCATCGACGGGTTTGACGAATCAGCAGGAGCAATTAAAGAGAATGTTGCGAGCTATCTCAAGAATTCAGGTGAACTGACAAGCAATAGTCTTGCGATCATCACTTGGATTTCGAGCATCACGAGCTCGTTCAAGCTAAGGCGGCTCATGAGCATGCCTCACCCCTACCACCGCCTCGGTCACCACCTCGGCCATCACAAAGTGCCAAAATGGGTGCACCGGAAAGAGCGTGAGCTGCTTCAGAGCTCCGATTTGAGGAAGAAGGCGAATGCTGTTGTGGCCAAAGACGGTTCCGGCAAGTACAAGACCATCGGAGCCGCACTCAATGCTGTGCCTGACAAGAGCAACAACACGTTCGTGATCTACGTGAAGAAGGGGGTGTACAGCGAGAATGTGCGGGTTGAGAAGTCGAAGTGGAACGTCATGATGGTCGGCGACGGGATGGATGCAACGCTGGTCACCGGCAGCCTGAACTTCATCGACGGGACTCCAACGTTTAAGACTGCAACTTTCG CTGTTTTTGGCCAAGGcttctgttaa